Proteins from a genomic interval of Providencia stuartii:
- a CDS encoding rhomboid family intramembrane serine protease: MKQWLSQRLKLLAILAGLLVIIQVINSLTGYALTRFGIIPREVNSLIRIPLAPFIHGSWGHLLSNLPPLLILSAILMHRTIREYVYASSFIIITSGLAVWLVGRYAIHVGASGWIFGLWGLLIAQGFFRRQLVDILIALLVLFYFGAMAAGLLPIHQYISTESHIAGAISGIFYAWWINRRKKKPLSSTER; this comes from the coding sequence ATGAAGCAATGGCTAAGTCAGCGTTTAAAATTACTCGCTATTTTAGCTGGGCTATTGGTTATCATCCAAGTAATCAATAGCCTAACCGGTTATGCTCTCACGCGCTTCGGTATTATCCCGCGAGAGGTAAATAGTTTAATCCGTATTCCACTTGCCCCCTTTATTCATGGTAGTTGGGGGCATTTACTGAGTAACCTACCACCTTTACTGATCCTCAGTGCAATCCTTATGCATAGAACTATTCGTGAATATGTATATGCCTCATCATTTATTATTATTACCAGCGGATTAGCGGTTTGGCTGGTTGGTCGCTATGCCATCCATGTGGGTGCAAGTGGTTGGATTTTTGGGCTTTGGGGACTACTGATTGCTCAAGGCTTCTTTAGACGCCAACTTGTCGATATCCTCATTGCATTATTGGTACTCTTTTATTTTGGTGCCATGGCAGCAGGCTTACTCCCTATTCATCAATATATTTCGACTGAGTCACATATAGCTGGTGCAATATCCGGCATTTTCTATGCTTGGTGGATTAATCGCCGTAAAAAAAAGCCCCTTTCATCTACAGAACGCTAA